Proteins encoded by one window of Simiduia curdlanivorans:
- a CDS encoding Type 1 glutamine amidotransferase-like domain-containing protein: protein MKMTKTLLTALAFALAGLSFSVLACTTSEQESNDNESNANGSLCADTPLAGSISSRRDVDWYYLDVNQSANLTITLSHSSGDDFDWYFYPSSGSYTASAQTSNTTETGSASATGAGRYYVKVTRYRGTGSYTLNVSGFDNGDDGGDTGGNNCNYGARPSKPGQLSSSILGTSADKCPSLSSGNGGLLLMGGGTDVDAAFSNRVAPQIQGGDIVVLRTSGTDAYNSYLKGLTNADSVETLIVDRQSLANDAYVEWVVKSAEFVWIAGGDQSDYLNQWAGTKLAAAINHVYQKGGVIGGTSAGDAVQSQHIYDPDGILGVYSDEAVTDLCHPYINISSDFLSTPIMQKVITDTHFAERDRMGRLMVFMANLPTNTTGIGADEATSIFFNASGQGVVDGSGDVYILRENGNTSRTQVSCGLPVVYQNLLRYKLSAGDTFNLNTGASSVSAKSIGIDGRNNNFYINSPYN from the coding sequence ATGAAAATGACAAAGACTCTACTAACGGCACTCGCATTTGCGCTTGCCGGGCTCTCATTTAGCGTGCTCGCTTGCACGACCAGCGAGCAAGAATCCAACGATAATGAATCCAATGCCAATGGTAGCTTATGCGCTGACACGCCACTGGCCGGCAGCATTTCCAGCCGTCGCGATGTGGACTGGTATTACCTAGACGTTAACCAGTCAGCCAACCTAACCATCACTCTTAGCCACAGCAGCGGCGATGACTTCGACTGGTATTTTTACCCCAGCAGCGGCTCCTATACCGCCTCGGCTCAAACCAGCAACACCACCGAAACAGGCTCAGCCAGCGCTACCGGCGCCGGTCGGTATTATGTAAAAGTGACGCGCTATCGCGGAACAGGTAGCTATACCTTAAATGTCTCTGGTTTCGATAATGGCGACGACGGTGGCGATACCGGCGGGAACAACTGCAACTACGGCGCGCGGCCAAGCAAGCCTGGCCAGCTATCGAGCAGCATACTCGGTACCTCGGCAGACAAGTGCCCAAGCCTAAGCTCGGGTAACGGCGGCCTATTACTGATGGGCGGCGGCACCGATGTTGACGCAGCCTTTAGCAATCGCGTAGCGCCGCAAATCCAAGGCGGCGACATCGTCGTGTTGCGCACCAGCGGCACCGATGCCTACAACAGTTACCTGAAGGGCCTTACCAATGCCGACTCGGTGGAGACCTTAATCGTCGATCGCCAAAGCTTGGCTAACGATGCCTATGTGGAGTGGGTAGTAAAAAGCGCGGAGTTTGTCTGGATTGCCGGTGGCGACCAGTCAGATTACTTAAACCAGTGGGCCGGCACCAAATTAGCGGCGGCGATTAACCACGTGTATCAGAAAGGTGGCGTTATCGGCGGCACCTCAGCAGGCGACGCTGTGCAATCGCAACACATCTATGATCCAGATGGGATTTTGGGGGTTTACTCCGACGAAGCGGTGACCGATTTATGCCACCCCTACATCAATATCAGCAGCGACTTTCTGTCCACGCCGATCATGCAAAAAGTCATTACCGACACCCACTTTGCCGAACGCGATCGCATGGGCCGGCTCATGGTCTTCATGGCAAACCTGCCGACTAACACCACCGGTATCGGTGCCGACGAAGCCACTTCTATCTTCTTCAATGCCAGCGGCCAAGGCGTCGTGGATGGCAGCGGTGACGTGTATATCTTGCGCGAAAATGGCAACACCAGCCGCACCCAAGTAAGCTGTGGCTTACCGGTTGTGTACCAAAACCTACTGCGCTACAAGCTGAGCGCGGGCGACACCTTCAACCTTAACACCGGCGCCTCTAGCGTTAGCGCTAAGTCTATTGGCATTGATGGCCGCAACAACAACTTCTACATCAACTCGCCCTACAACTAA
- a CDS encoding aspartate ammonia-lyase, whose amino-acid sequence MNSTRLEMDSIGSRPIDSHVYYGVQTQRALENFSQLGKPLSAFPRLLTAMAQIKIACAQANARTAELAPHLARAISQACEEIIQGQWHDQFPVSLLQGGAGTSTNMNVNEVVANRGLELLGHNKGEYQYLHPNDHVNCSQSTNDVYPTALRLALYYQSQTLTSALSELVQSFNNKSQAFCHINKVGRTQMQDAVPMTLGQEFAAFGQSLAQCKHRIQAASAHLLNVNLGGTAIGTGINASADFRAHALNNLSQITGLSLKHSHDLLQASWDTGDLVDISSTLKRLAINLSKIANDLRLLSSGPHCGFNEIHLPKMQPGSSIMPGKVNPVIPETINQIAFDVIGKDHAVCMAAEQAQLQLNAFEPLMAECLFTAMDRLTIGCQLLREKCIEQIEANTDQCEKNLRHSHALATLFNPLLGYKITSELINESNQLNVPFVELVQQRKLLSRVQMQGLLKST is encoded by the coding sequence ATGAACAGTACCCGCCTAGAAATGGATTCCATTGGTTCACGACCTATCGACAGCCACGTTTACTACGGTGTGCAAACCCAACGAGCACTGGAAAACTTTTCCCAATTGGGCAAGCCACTGTCTGCATTTCCGCGGCTCTTAACGGCCATGGCACAAATTAAAATCGCCTGCGCCCAGGCGAACGCGCGCACAGCTGAACTAGCGCCACATTTAGCACGAGCAATAAGTCAAGCCTGTGAGGAAATCATTCAGGGCCAATGGCACGATCAATTTCCCGTTAGCCTGCTGCAAGGCGGTGCGGGCACGTCCACCAATATGAATGTGAATGAAGTGGTGGCCAACAGAGGCTTAGAGCTGCTCGGCCATAACAAAGGTGAATACCAATATTTACACCCAAACGATCATGTCAACTGCAGCCAATCAACCAATGACGTTTACCCTACGGCACTGCGCCTAGCCTTGTACTACCAAAGCCAAACGCTCACTTCAGCGCTAAGCGAATTAGTACAAAGCTTCAACAACAAAAGCCAAGCTTTTTGCCACATTAATAAAGTTGGCCGCACCCAAATGCAAGATGCAGTACCAATGACGCTGGGCCAAGAATTTGCAGCCTTTGGCCAAAGTTTGGCGCAGTGCAAACACCGTATTCAAGCCGCGAGCGCGCATTTATTGAATGTAAATTTGGGCGGTACCGCAATCGGCACCGGCATCAATGCCAGCGCTGACTTTCGTGCCCATGCACTCAACAACTTAAGCCAGATCACCGGTCTAAGCCTTAAACACAGCCATGATTTACTGCAAGCAAGCTGGGACACCGGCGACCTCGTGGATATCTCCTCTACACTAAAGCGTCTAGCCATTAATCTATCGAAAATTGCCAACGATTTACGCTTACTCAGTTCGGGCCCACACTGCGGTTTTAACGAAATTCACTTGCCAAAAATGCAACCGGGCTCGTCCATCATGCCAGGCAAGGTAAATCCCGTGATTCCAGAAACCATCAATCAAATTGCTTTCGATGTTATCGGTAAAGACCATGCCGTATGCATGGCGGCGGAACAGGCGCAATTACAGCTAAATGCATTCGAGCCGTTGATGGCGGAGTGTCTTTTTACAGCGATGGATCGGCTCACCATTGGCTGTCAGTTGCTGCGTGAAAAATGCATCGAGCAGATTGAGGCAAATACCGACCAGTGTGAAAAAAACTTACGCCACTCACACGCTCTCGCCACGCTATTTAACCCCCTGTTGGGCTACAAGATAACCAGTGAACTCATTAACGAATCTAATCAGCTCAATGTTCCTTTTGTTGAGTTGGTGCAACAGCGAAAACTGTTATCAAGGGTCCAAATGCAGGGCTTACTGAAAAGCACTTAA
- a CDS encoding TonB-dependent receptor plug domain-containing protein, translating to MPNKTLLSRSIRAALGLTAVLAANAGAQTQETLDSLEEIFVTGTNIKGLDLEGAVQAVQINRDDIVASGANSLSDLFDEISITGGGTGTFTTEGSGPLSGQSPVGASGISLRGLGTSSTLTLVNGRRVSVSSFAKGSESFVDTNSIPLAAIERVEILPSGASALYGADAVAGVVNLILREDFDGFEVDVNYGDSWADSDDGRFNINAVWGHSTDNTNTLVVVDYYKRNATYERDREETAVTKRLSPDGIYPSFNDGYWMGPHPVFGGLGDAIESACATPASGEYGSYCGVNQNDFYSAEGELEALGATAQFSVDLSNGVTWFNELMVQDNHSNGVSSPKPFNLPVSAFHPGWGQDADLTAGILASADDGGFGSSPSDTVTDLILSAGDDVMTAYGAFPDPRAIEVDTQSYRFVSGLRGEIKDWSWETALSYGNSQSTQNATEGFYVRELVTNALLGNLCTDGSLVDQYDVNIINREYTYTGNGSCEDGGKSTLWYNPFGGQADQQVDADFFRTRATRKGESELTTFDAKISGTLFSLPAGAVSAAFGAEYREESAQDTPSANALATDTNDDPVLGFSATEVQYDRELFAAFAEFYVPITENFEVQLAARFDDYSDFGSSTNPKVGLRYQPIDELTFRANWSTSFRAPSLAQAGQGTTLIAYTAYCDENPEFSNTDYGDGDFCGGQTKTGTLNAEVVANAELQPETAETWSAGVLLRPNDNIEINIDYWSIDYQDLVKLDEDDYILQTLNGTSAGQVVVSDDFSALATGTPGLLIDPSGELLDAHFQLINAGYQKTDGVDLAYTQYFDTDAGSFTLTWDASYLSNFEEQISDSSVIENWAGEFRFPRLKSTAALAWRNDGWRARLSANYVHGYRDELADVRSEVLDNYGLTKDDEVNIPSVMLWNGNLGYVFSNDSYLQLSVKNLLDKRAPDVFGSSSNVDYSNHSIMGRFATLRYNYVF from the coding sequence ATGCCAAATAAAACCTTGTTATCTCGTTCCATTCGGGCCGCTTTGGGTCTTACTGCTGTGCTAGCGGCTAACGCCGGTGCCCAAACACAGGAGACGCTTGACTCACTGGAAGAAATCTTCGTAACCGGCACTAACATTAAAGGCCTTGATTTAGAAGGCGCGGTTCAGGCGGTACAAATAAACCGCGACGATATCGTCGCCAGCGGCGCCAACTCGCTGAGCGATCTGTTTGACGAAATCTCTATCACAGGCGGCGGCACAGGTACTTTTACCACTGAAGGTTCTGGTCCTCTATCTGGCCAATCCCCGGTCGGTGCTTCCGGTATCTCTCTGCGTGGTTTGGGCACCAGTTCAACCTTGACTTTGGTAAATGGTCGCCGCGTTAGTGTTAGCTCGTTTGCTAAAGGCAGTGAGTCTTTTGTTGATACTAATAGTATTCCCTTGGCCGCTATTGAGCGGGTGGAAATTTTGCCGAGTGGGGCGTCCGCTCTGTACGGTGCCGATGCCGTTGCCGGTGTGGTGAATTTGATTTTACGGGAAGATTTTGACGGCTTTGAAGTGGATGTTAATTACGGCGATTCATGGGCGGATAGCGACGATGGCCGTTTTAATATCAACGCGGTGTGGGGCCATAGCACGGACAACACCAACACCTTGGTGGTGGTAGATTATTACAAGCGCAATGCCACCTATGAGCGCGATCGCGAAGAGACGGCTGTAACAAAGCGATTAAGCCCAGACGGTATATACCCTTCATTTAATGACGGCTACTGGATGGGTCCGCACCCTGTGTTTGGTGGCTTGGGCGATGCGATCGAGTCTGCTTGCGCAACGCCTGCGAGCGGCGAATACGGCAGTTATTGCGGGGTAAATCAGAACGACTTTTACAGTGCAGAAGGCGAGTTGGAAGCTCTAGGTGCAACGGCGCAATTCAGCGTCGATTTGTCTAACGGCGTCACCTGGTTTAACGAGTTGATGGTGCAAGATAACCACTCTAATGGCGTGTCTTCGCCAAAACCATTTAACCTGCCCGTGAGTGCATTTCACCCTGGTTGGGGCCAAGATGCGGATCTTACCGCAGGCATTTTAGCCTCTGCCGATGATGGCGGATTCGGCTCCTCCCCTAGCGATACGGTGACAGATCTTATTTTGTCTGCAGGCGATGATGTCATGACTGCCTATGGCGCGTTTCCTGATCCGCGTGCGATAGAGGTGGACACCCAATCTTATCGATTCGTGTCGGGCTTGCGCGGCGAGATTAAGGATTGGAGCTGGGAAACCGCGTTGTCTTATGGTAATAGCCAATCAACCCAAAATGCCACTGAGGGCTTTTATGTACGCGAGCTAGTGACCAATGCGTTGTTAGGGAACTTGTGTACGGACGGCAGTTTGGTAGATCAATACGACGTAAATATTATCAACCGAGAATACACCTATACGGGCAATGGCAGCTGTGAAGATGGCGGTAAATCCACGCTCTGGTACAACCCCTTCGGCGGCCAGGCCGATCAGCAAGTGGATGCGGATTTTTTCCGCACTAGGGCGACGCGCAAGGGCGAGTCTGAATTGACCACGTTCGATGCAAAAATATCGGGCACATTATTTTCATTGCCGGCCGGTGCGGTGAGTGCAGCCTTTGGTGCTGAATACCGCGAGGAGTCGGCGCAGGACACGCCTTCGGCTAACGCCTTGGCGACCGATACAAACGATGATCCGGTGTTGGGCTTCTCGGCTACGGAGGTGCAATACGACAGAGAGTTGTTTGCTGCATTTGCAGAGTTCTATGTGCCGATAACTGAAAACTTTGAAGTGCAGTTGGCGGCGCGCTTCGATGATTACAGTGACTTTGGTTCGAGCACTAACCCGAAGGTTGGCTTGCGCTACCAGCCCATAGACGAGCTAACGTTCCGCGCTAACTGGTCTACCTCTTTCCGGGCGCCAAGCTTGGCACAGGCAGGGCAAGGTACAACATTAATCGCTTACACCGCTTACTGTGATGAAAACCCGGAGTTTTCTAACACCGATTATGGCGACGGTGACTTCTGCGGCGGACAGACAAAAACTGGGACGTTAAATGCCGAGGTGGTGGCAAACGCTGAATTGCAGCCAGAAACCGCAGAAACCTGGTCGGCTGGTGTATTGTTGCGCCCTAATGACAATATTGAAATCAATATCGATTACTGGAGTATTGATTACCAAGACCTCGTGAAACTCGATGAAGATGATTACATTTTACAAACCCTAAATGGCACTAGTGCGGGTCAAGTAGTTGTGTCTGATGATTTTAGTGCTTTAGCGACGGGCACCCCCGGTCTTTTGATTGACCCTTCAGGTGAATTGTTGGACGCACATTTTCAGTTGATTAACGCCGGCTATCAAAAAACCGACGGTGTTGACCTAGCTTACACCCAATACTTTGATACCGACGCGGGCAGTTTTACGTTGACTTGGGATGCATCTTACTTAAGTAACTTCGAAGAACAGATTTCCGATAGCTCTGTAATCGAAAACTGGGCCGGCGAATTCCGTTTCCCACGCTTAAAGTCTACTGCGGCCCTCGCTTGGCGCAACGACGGTTGGCGCGCGCGTTTGTCAGCTAACTATGTGCATGGCTACCGCGACGAACTGGCTGACGTGCGCTCAGAAGTTTTGGATAACTATGGCTTAACGAAAGACGATGAAGTCAATATTCCTTCGGTGATGCTGTGGAATGGGAATCTAGGTTACGTATTTAGCAACGACTCTTACTTACAGCTAAGTGTGAAGAACTTGCTAGATAAGCGTGCGCCGGATGTGTTTGGTTCTTCGTCAAATGTTGATTACAGCAATCACTCCATCATGGGTCGCTTTGCCACACTGCGTTATAACTACGTGTTTTAA
- the yfcC gene encoding putative basic amino acid antiporter YfcC, whose amino-acid sequence MQNSKMQEELTPNTAPVAISMPDTWLILMVIALVAWCLGWLIPGGYFTDALMIDGRSVIVPESFVQLPEAQGLPLFAEGGAMGLLNTLFEGLVAGDKWGSAIGVFAFILITGGAFGVVFATGAVDAGIGKLVGTETKSTAWLLPTLFLFFSLGGAVFGMGEEAIPFTLMLAPVLVRLGYDGLSAVVVTYLATQVGFATSWMNPFGVAIAQGIAGVPLLSGAQVRLAIWLFFTALGMLWIWRYGRQLTSGVPSLSAQTDTRLVACDNDNTIATFKRGHGLILAVLCAGIFWMIWGVTVRQYYLPEIASQFFCMGLAAAAVGVWFKLNAMTANSAIAAFRQGAAQLLPAAMVVAFAKGIVLLLGGDDPNQPSLLNTLLFYAAGALGELPSALTAWGMYVFQSVFNFFVTSGSGQAALTMPIMSPLSDLLGVTRQTAVLAFQLGDGLTNILIPTSAALMGCLGAAQIEWLVWIKFIWRFFLVIFCVASLCVIGASLTGF is encoded by the coding sequence ATGCAAAATTCAAAAATGCAGGAAGAGTTGACCCCAAACACCGCCCCGGTAGCCATCAGCATGCCTGATACTTGGCTAATTTTGATGGTTATTGCCTTGGTGGCTTGGTGTTTAGGTTGGTTGATCCCCGGTGGTTATTTCACCGACGCACTCATGATCGATGGTCGCAGTGTCATTGTGCCCGAATCCTTCGTCCAGTTGCCTGAAGCGCAAGGCTTGCCCTTGTTTGCAGAGGGTGGCGCTATGGGGCTTTTAAATACCTTATTTGAAGGTTTGGTTGCCGGTGATAAGTGGGGCTCCGCCATTGGCGTTTTCGCCTTCATCTTAATCACCGGTGGTGCCTTTGGTGTGGTATTTGCCACCGGTGCCGTTGACGCCGGTATTGGTAAATTGGTTGGCACAGAAACCAAATCCACGGCTTGGCTTTTGCCGACCTTGTTCTTGTTTTTCTCTCTCGGCGGTGCTGTATTTGGCATGGGTGAAGAGGCAATCCCGTTCACCTTGATGCTAGCGCCGGTGCTAGTGCGATTGGGTTATGACGGCTTGTCGGCGGTTGTGGTGACTTACCTTGCCACCCAAGTGGGTTTTGCGACCTCGTGGATGAACCCCTTTGGGGTGGCAATTGCGCAGGGTATTGCCGGCGTGCCCTTGCTATCTGGTGCACAAGTACGCTTGGCAATATGGCTGTTTTTCACAGCGCTGGGCATGCTGTGGATCTGGCGTTATGGCCGGCAATTAACAAGTGGTGTGCCCTCGCTGAGCGCGCAAACTGACACGCGTTTGGTGGCCTGCGATAACGACAACACTATCGCCACATTTAAGCGCGGCCACGGCCTCATTTTAGCGGTTTTATGTGCCGGTATTTTTTGGATGATTTGGGGCGTAACTGTGCGCCAATACTATTTGCCAGAAATTGCCAGCCAATTTTTTTGTATGGGTTTAGCCGCTGCCGCTGTTGGCGTTTGGTTTAAGTTAAATGCGATGACCGCCAACAGCGCTATCGCAGCTTTTCGGCAGGGTGCGGCGCAACTGTTGCCCGCCGCTATGGTGGTGGCCTTTGCCAAGGGTATTGTGTTATTGCTCGGTGGCGATGATCCGAATCAACCTAGTTTACTCAACACTTTATTGTTTTACGCCGCTGGTGCCTTAGGCGAGCTGCCGTCGGCGCTGACAGCTTGGGGTATGTATGTTTTTCAGAGTGTATTTAACTTCTTTGTGACATCGGGGTCAGGCCAAGCCGCGTTGACAATGCCGATCATGTCGCCATTATCAGACCTATTAGGCGTTACTCGGCAAACTGCTGTGTTGGCGTTTCAGTTGGGCGATGGCCTGACTAATATCTTAATACCTACCAGTGCGGCGTTAATGGGGTGTTTAGGCGCGGCGCAAATAGAGTGGTTAGTTTGGATTAAATTTATTTGGCGTTTTTTTCTAGTCATCTTTTGCGTCGCAAGCCTTTGCGTGATTGGCGCCAGTTTGACGGGATTCTAA
- the iadA gene encoding beta-aspartyl-peptidase: MLLIKNAQVFAPQALGNVDLLIAGGKIVAMEKQLNVSGFKLDEYDAAGQWLVPGFVDSLVHITGGGGEGGFATRTPELNAVDAIKAGVTTMVGVLGTDATCRSLGELFGKTQALNAIGLHCYMHSGSYQLPVQTLTGDLRKDIMLIEPVIGVGEIAIADHRGSQPSWRELARVASDARVAGMLSGKSGVVSVHVGEDESALDVLHEVVANTALPISQFYPTHMGRSDSLIAKGAAFARLGGYLDFTTSTTDDILAMGERRASESVQIALEKGVPLSQMTFSSDAQGSLPHFNAAGQLDGLEVGGIGSLWEEVARLIEAKVLSVSDALKLITENPARILGLAQGKISLNGGADFAIIDSERLAVSGLVSRGKWLMRDSKILAKSMFDR; this comes from the coding sequence ATGTTGTTAATAAAAAATGCGCAGGTATTCGCGCCCCAGGCCTTGGGTAATGTCGATCTGCTAATTGCTGGCGGAAAAATAGTGGCCATGGAAAAGCAGCTCAATGTCAGTGGGTTCAAGCTTGACGAGTATGACGCTGCAGGTCAGTGGCTGGTGCCCGGCTTTGTTGATTCCTTGGTGCATATCACTGGCGGTGGCGGCGAGGGTGGCTTTGCCACGCGTACGCCCGAGCTAAACGCCGTTGACGCAATCAAAGCCGGTGTTACCACAATGGTTGGGGTGTTAGGTACGGACGCTACCTGTCGCAGCCTCGGTGAGCTGTTTGGTAAAACGCAAGCGCTGAATGCGATTGGACTGCATTGTTACATGCATAGCGGCAGCTACCAATTGCCGGTACAAACCTTAACGGGTGATTTGCGCAAAGATATTATGTTGATTGAGCCTGTTATCGGCGTAGGCGAAATTGCTATTGCCGACCATCGCGGTTCGCAACCTTCGTGGCGCGAACTGGCGAGGGTTGCTAGCGACGCTAGAGTCGCAGGCATGCTTTCAGGAAAGTCCGGCGTGGTAAGTGTCCATGTTGGTGAAGATGAATCGGCGCTTGATGTATTACATGAAGTGGTGGCTAATACGGCGTTACCGATTAGTCAGTTTTATCCCACGCACATGGGTCGTAGTGACAGTTTAATCGCAAAAGGTGCGGCCTTTGCGCGCCTAGGTGGCTACCTTGATTTCACCACCAGCACCACCGACGACATTCTTGCCATGGGTGAGCGCCGCGCCAGTGAGTCAGTGCAGATTGCATTAGAAAAAGGTGTGCCGCTATCGCAAATGACGTTTTCATCAGACGCGCAAGGCTCGCTGCCGCATTTCAACGCAGCGGGTCAGCTAGATGGACTTGAGGTGGGCGGTATTGGTAGTCTTTGGGAGGAAGTGGCGCGTCTCATTGAGGCTAAGGTGTTAAGCGTTTCCGACGCTTTAAAACTGATTACCGAAAACCCGGCGCGCATTCTTGGCCTTGCACAGGGCAAAATTTCGCTCAATGGTGGCGCCGACTTCGCCATTATAGATTCCGAGCGGTTGGCAGTGTCTGGCCTTGTCAGTCGAGGTAAATGGTTAATGCGCGATAGTAAAATTTTGGCCAAGTCTATGTTTGATCGCTAA
- a CDS encoding GlxA family transcriptional regulator, with the protein MTSQHLPISVLFYELADSSGMAREVMLQALETANRVLGKQIFSIAQSRDHNALRMFSGQVVVLIGSMLWPKRGHQNVDLNELVLLQIKRNVHVMALGNAVVHLAASGALDGKRVSAHWQLLDSLRIKFPALNPSAALFEWAPPLTTCAGELASLHLALHWIRLLCGAGIATQVADWLQCDKIRQGNERQKVPLQTHLGSQEPKLLEGVLLMEANIEEPLATSEIADYLGISRRQLERLFKKYLQEVPSRYYLNLRLDAAKKLLLESNLSIVEIGSRCGFSSGPHFSTAYRQRFQQTPREERSQFLNSVD; encoded by the coding sequence ATGACCAGCCAGCACTTGCCCATCAGTGTTCTGTTTTACGAGCTGGCTGACAGCTCGGGGATGGCGCGCGAGGTCATGTTACAGGCTTTAGAAACAGCGAATCGCGTGTTGGGTAAACAAATATTTTCTATTGCGCAGAGCCGCGACCACAATGCGCTGCGTATGTTTTCGGGCCAGGTTGTTGTGCTCATCGGTTCAATGCTCTGGCCCAAGCGCGGGCACCAAAATGTCGACCTCAATGAATTAGTTTTACTACAGATTAAGCGCAATGTTCATGTAATGGCGCTGGGCAATGCAGTGGTACATTTAGCCGCGAGTGGTGCATTGGATGGTAAGCGGGTCTCGGCACATTGGCAGTTACTGGATAGCTTGCGCATTAAATTTCCAGCGCTTAACCCGAGCGCGGCACTATTTGAGTGGGCGCCACCCTTAACCACCTGTGCCGGTGAGTTGGCTAGTTTGCATTTAGCCTTGCATTGGATTCGTTTGTTGTGTGGCGCTGGCATCGCAACGCAAGTGGCCGATTGGCTGCAGTGCGATAAAATTCGCCAGGGTAACGAAAGGCAAAAAGTTCCCTTACAGACCCATTTAGGCTCTCAAGAGCCGAAGTTGCTAGAGGGCGTACTGCTTATGGAAGCCAATATAGAGGAGCCTCTGGCGACCAGTGAAATTGCCGATTATCTAGGCATATCACGACGTCAGCTGGAGCGCTTATTCAAAAAATATTTACAAGAAGTGCCTTCGCGCTACTATTTGAATCTTCGTTTAGATGCTGCAAAAAAACTATTGCTAGAGAGCAATCTTTCAATTGTGGAAATTGGTTCTCGCTGTGGCTTCTCTTCGGGCCCACATTTTAGTACCGCTTATCGACAGCGCTTTCAGCAGACGCCGCGCGAGGAGCGCAGTCAATTTTTAAACTCGGTGGATTAA